In a genomic window of Alistipes sp. ZOR0009:
- the bla gene encoding subclass B1 metallo-beta-lactamase has product MVQVLLLSCVISMAQKSTDTIRIADDLQLVKVMDNVYVHVSTFNIPEFGGLIPANGVVYVNGNEALLFDTPWTQPQTVMLVEYLQKVMHLKLVGFVPNHWHEDCLAGLSYLKSIKVPSYANQMTIELAKKHQKPFPVHGFKDSLQLQLGNKRVMCYYLGAAHSTDNIVIWMPSERVLFAGCMVKGVGSSNLGNTADGDLKAYPKTIQKVMAKFPSAKLVISGHGSWGGMEQLEHTLKLAKKQQQ; this is encoded by the coding sequence ATGGTACAGGTACTACTTCTATCCTGCGTTATCAGCATGGCGCAAAAGAGTACCGATACCATACGTATTGCAGATGATCTGCAGCTGGTAAAGGTTATGGACAACGTATACGTGCATGTATCCACCTTCAACATTCCTGAGTTCGGCGGCTTGATTCCCGCCAACGGGGTTGTGTACGTAAACGGCAACGAGGCGCTTCTGTTTGATACGCCATGGACTCAACCGCAAACAGTGATGCTGGTGGAGTACCTACAAAAGGTTATGCACCTAAAGCTGGTTGGCTTTGTCCCCAACCATTGGCACGAAGACTGTCTAGCAGGGCTAAGCTACCTCAAGAGCATTAAGGTTCCCTCGTATGCCAACCAAATGACCATCGAGCTGGCAAAGAAGCACCAAAAGCCATTCCCGGTACATGGCTTCAAAGATTCGCTACAGCTGCAGCTGGGCAATAAGAGGGTGATGTGCTACTACCTTGGCGCAGCGCACTCCACCGACAACATTGTGATTTGGATGCCCAGCGAAAGGGTGCTCTTTGCAGGTTGTATGGTAAAGGGCGTTGGCTCCTCAAACCTCGGCAATACGGCCGATGGCGACCTTAAGGCCTACCCCAAAACTATCCAAAAGGTGATGGCCAAGTTCCCCTCGGCCAAGCTGGTAATATCGGGACATGGCAGCTGGGGAGGAATGGAGCAGCTCGAGCACACCCTTAAGCTAGCAAAAAAGCAGCAGCAGTAA